A region of Planococcus sp. MSAK28401 DNA encodes the following proteins:
- the pheA gene encoding prephenate dehydratase, whose product MTREKKRISFLGPEASFTHLAASKVFPTEQLMPYTTIPECIEAVADGTVDYAVVPLENALEGSVPLTVDYLFHEAELYVTAEVLSPIEQHLLVHPENRGAESFEAIYSHPHALAQCHKFLYYTYKHTPLEQYSSTAAAAKMVAELPERNIAAIANDYAAEKYGLDIVQRDIHDFHFNHTRFFVLSRSNHKLTDPGHEAQIKTTLMITPPKDDRSGVLHQVLSVFAWRQLNLSKIESRPLKTGLGNYFFIADVLEDENAAMMRGAFEELKALGCGVKTLGSYYTYNS is encoded by the coding sequence ATGACTAGAGAGAAAAAGAGAATTTCGTTTTTAGGCCCGGAAGCGTCGTTTACGCATTTGGCAGCTTCCAAAGTATTTCCAACAGAACAGCTGATGCCGTATACGACCATTCCCGAATGCATTGAAGCGGTCGCGGATGGCACGGTCGATTATGCGGTTGTGCCGCTGGAAAATGCGCTCGAGGGATCTGTGCCGCTGACGGTGGATTATTTGTTCCACGAAGCGGAGCTCTATGTGACGGCGGAAGTGCTGTCGCCGATCGAGCAGCATTTGCTGGTCCATCCGGAAAACCGCGGCGCGGAATCGTTCGAAGCGATCTATTCGCATCCGCATGCCTTGGCACAATGCCATAAATTCCTCTACTACACCTATAAGCACACGCCGCTCGAGCAATACAGTTCAACAGCGGCAGCCGCTAAAATGGTGGCGGAATTGCCGGAGCGCAATATTGCGGCGATCGCCAATGATTACGCAGCGGAAAAATACGGATTGGACATCGTACAGCGCGACATCCACGATTTTCATTTCAACCACACGCGCTTTTTCGTCCTGTCGAGAAGCAACCACAAATTGACCGATCCGGGACACGAAGCACAGATCAAGACGACCTTGATGATCACGCCCCCAAAAGATGACCGGTCCGGCGTGTTGCACCAGGTGTTGTCAGTTTTTGCTTGGCGCCAATTGAACTTATCAAAGATCGAATCGCGTCCTTTGAAGACAGGGCTCGGCAATTATTTCTTTATCGCCGACGTGTTGGAAGACGAGAATGCGGCGATGATGCGCGGTGCGTTTGAAGAGCTCAAGGCTCTCGGCTGCGGCGTTAAGACGCTCGGTTCCTACTATACGTACAATTCATAA
- the minC gene encoding septum site-determining protein MinC, with product MKAQVTGFLKNIVNIKGTNKGLLIQLNDMASYTEILDELKKKVSDPALEGDAEVQVQLAKRHYSKAQLEEIKKVIHDNSKMKVIGTKCDVVTVEECNRMIAERQSETYVGIVRSGQVIKAKGDLVVIGDVNQNGRIEAGGNVYVLGRLKGFAHAGASGNKEAVIAASWLEATHLKIADELETMTDELDSLSEQPEMECAYLHTSGKIIIDRLQELRFLRPQISTFKGGS from the coding sequence ATGAAAGCGCAGGTGACAGGTTTTTTGAAAAATATCGTGAATATCAAAGGAACGAACAAAGGGCTTCTCATCCAGCTCAATGATATGGCCTCCTATACGGAAATCCTCGATGAGCTGAAGAAGAAAGTATCCGATCCTGCGCTCGAAGGGGACGCGGAAGTACAGGTCCAATTGGCAAAGCGCCATTACAGCAAAGCCCAATTGGAAGAAATCAAGAAAGTCATCCATGATAATTCGAAGATGAAAGTGATCGGCACGAAATGCGATGTCGTCACAGTCGAAGAATGCAATCGGATGATCGCTGAGCGCCAGTCGGAAACTTATGTCGGCATCGTCCGTTCAGGGCAAGTCATCAAGGCAAAAGGCGACCTCGTCGTTATCGGCGATGTGAATCAAAACGGCCGCATCGAAGCGGGCGGCAATGTCTATGTGCTCGGGCGCCTCAAAGGATTTGCCCACGCAGGCGCAAGCGGCAATAAGGAAGCGGTCATCGCCGCATCTTGGCTTGAAGCGACGCACCTGAAGATTGCTGATGAACTCGAGACGATGACTGATGAACTCGACAGCTTATCGGAGCAGCCTGAAATGGAATGTGCTTATTTACATACCAGCGGCAAAATCATCATCGACCGTTTGCAGGAACTGAGATTCCTGCGGCCGCAAATTTCTACGTTTAAAGGAGGAAGCTAG
- a CDS encoding ACT domain-containing protein, protein MKDISEQRYYLVREDVLTEAMVKTLEVKKLLQRDRMSILDAVAQTGLSRSAFYKYRDAVFPFHSIVKERILTVFLQLEDRSGTLATLLQSVAEMGCNILTIHQTIPIQGRANVTLSLDVTAMDVDLDMFLQQLKKLDFVESADVVSSGSS, encoded by the coding sequence ATGAAGGATATTTCGGAACAACGCTATTACCTGGTGCGGGAAGATGTACTGACGGAAGCGATGGTCAAGACGCTGGAAGTGAAAAAACTGCTTCAGCGGGACCGGATGTCCATTTTGGATGCGGTCGCACAGACCGGTTTATCGCGCTCGGCATTCTATAAATACCGTGACGCGGTTTTTCCGTTTCATTCTATCGTCAAAGAGCGGATCTTGACGGTTTTCCTGCAATTGGAAGACCGTTCCGGCACGCTTGCGACTTTGCTTCAATCCGTTGCGGAAATGGGCTGCAATATTTTGACCATTCACCAGACTATTCCGATTCAAGGGCGCGCGAACGTTACCTTGTCACTCGATGTGACGGCGATGGACGTCGACTTGGACATGTTTTTGCAGCAATTGAAAAAACTCGACTTTGTTGAGTCGGCCGATGTGGTATCAAGCGGTTCGTCATAA
- the rpmA gene encoding 50S ribosomal protein L27, translating to MLKLNLQFFASKKGVGSTKNGRDSESKRLGAKRADGQIVTGGSILYRQRGTKIYPGENVGRGGDDTLFAKIDGTVRFERYGRDKKKVSVYPVAQEA from the coding sequence ATGTTGAAATTAAATCTTCAGTTTTTTGCATCCAAAAAAGGTGTTGGTTCAACGAAGAACGGTCGTGATTCGGAATCAAAACGCCTTGGCGCAAAACGCGCTGACGGACAAATCGTAACTGGCGGATCTATTCTTTACCGTCAACGCGGTACGAAAATCTATCCAGGCGAGAACGTTGGACGCGGCGGAGATGACACACTTTTCGCGAAAATCGATGGAACAGTACGCTTCGAGCGCTACGGCCGCGATAAGAAAAAAGTGAGCGTCTACCCGGTTGCTCAGGAAGCTTAA
- the obgE gene encoding GTPase ObgE, which translates to MFVDHVKVYVKGGDGGDGMVAFRREKYVPNGGPAGGDGGKGADIVFQVDEGLRTLMDFRFKRIFKAERGTHGMSKNQHGAKAHDTIIKVPPGTVVKDAETGETIADLVEEGQLAVIARGGRGGRGNSRFATPQNPAPELSEKGEPGLERNVILELKVLADVGLVGFPSVGKSTLLSVVTAAKPKIGAYHFTTIVPNLGMVQTEDQRSFVMADLPGLIEGAHEGIGLGHQFLRHIERTRVIVHIIDMSGMEGRDPYEDYVTINEELKQYNMRLTERPQLIVANKMDMPDAEENLEEFRKKLPEDAKVFPISALSRKGLNNLMFAVADLLEVTPEFPMEDEADPDAADTVLYKHELQGDGFDISRDPDGAFVLSGYAIERMFKMTDFSREDSIRRFARQMRGMGIDDALRERGAENGDTVRLLEFEFEFTD; encoded by the coding sequence ATGTTTGTCGATCACGTAAAAGTATATGTAAAAGGTGGCGACGGCGGGGATGGCATGGTAGCATTCCGCCGCGAAAAATATGTACCGAACGGCGGGCCAGCCGGAGGCGACGGAGGGAAAGGCGCTGATATCGTCTTCCAAGTCGATGAAGGCTTGCGCACGTTGATGGATTTCCGTTTCAAACGGATCTTTAAAGCCGAGCGCGGAACGCACGGCATGAGCAAAAACCAGCACGGCGCCAAAGCGCATGACACGATCATCAAAGTTCCGCCGGGCACTGTCGTCAAAGACGCAGAAACTGGCGAAACGATTGCCGATTTGGTCGAAGAGGGACAATTGGCTGTCATCGCACGCGGCGGGCGAGGCGGACGCGGAAACTCGCGTTTTGCGACGCCTCAAAACCCGGCTCCTGAACTTTCGGAAAAAGGCGAACCGGGCCTAGAGCGCAACGTCATCCTGGAATTAAAAGTACTGGCGGATGTCGGTCTGGTCGGCTTCCCGAGTGTCGGGAAATCGACGCTATTGTCGGTCGTTACTGCGGCTAAACCGAAAATCGGCGCGTATCATTTCACGACGATCGTCCCGAATCTCGGAATGGTCCAAACAGAAGACCAGCGCAGCTTCGTCATGGCCGATTTGCCAGGATTGATTGAAGGCGCACACGAAGGAATCGGCCTTGGCCATCAATTCCTGCGCCATATCGAACGGACGCGCGTTATCGTCCACATCATCGATATGTCGGGCATGGAAGGCCGCGATCCTTATGAGGATTACGTGACCATCAACGAAGAATTGAAGCAATACAATATGCGCTTGACTGAACGCCCGCAATTGATTGTGGCGAACAAGATGGACATGCCGGATGCGGAAGAAAACTTGGAAGAATTCCGCAAAAAATTGCCGGAAGACGCGAAAGTGTTCCCGATTTCCGCATTGTCGAGAAAAGGCTTGAACAATCTGATGTTTGCGGTAGCCGACTTGCTTGAAGTGACGCCTGAATTCCCGATGGAAGACGAGGCAGATCCGGATGCAGCGGATACAGTTCTTTACAAGCACGAATTGCAAGGCGACGGATTCGATATCTCACGCGACCCGGACGGTGCTTTTGTCCTTTCCGGTTACGCAATCGAGCGGATGTTCAAGATGACCGATTTCTCTCGTGAAGATTCGATTCGCCGATTCGCCCGCCAAATGCGCGGCATGGGCATTGATGATGCTCTTCGGGAGCGCGGGGCAGAAAACGGCGACACGGTCCGTTTGCTTGAATTTGAGTTCGAATTCACCGACTGA
- the ruvB gene encoding Holliday junction branch migration DNA helicase RuvB: MEERIIDGEISEFDERFEQSLRPQRLSQYIGQQKVKHNLEIFIEAAKMRNESLDHVLLYGPPGLGKTTLATVIANEMEVGVKMTSGPAIERPGDLAAIVSSLEPGDVLFIDEIHRLNRSIEEVLYPAMEDFCLDIVVGKGPTARSVRLDLPPFTLIGATTRAGALSAPLRDRFGVLSRLEYYDTEALTDIVERSAALFEADIDPHAAIEIARRSRGTPRIANRLLKRVRDYAMVRGNGSITTEMAEQALEMLQVDPLGLDHIDHKLLTGMISRFRGGPVGVDTIAASIGEESTTIEDVYEPYLLQIGFIQRTPRGRTVTPLAYEHFKMEMPE, encoded by the coding sequence ATGGAAGAACGCATTATCGACGGCGAAATTTCGGAATTCGATGAGCGCTTTGAACAATCGTTGCGTCCACAGCGTTTGTCGCAATATATCGGCCAGCAGAAAGTAAAGCACAATCTGGAGATTTTCATCGAAGCGGCGAAGATGCGCAACGAATCGCTTGACCATGTGCTGCTTTACGGGCCGCCGGGTCTTGGGAAAACGACGCTGGCGACCGTCATCGCCAATGAAATGGAAGTCGGCGTGAAGATGACGTCTGGCCCGGCAATTGAACGGCCCGGTGATTTGGCGGCAATTGTTTCGTCACTTGAGCCGGGAGATGTATTGTTCATCGATGAGATTCACCGATTGAACCGTTCGATCGAAGAAGTGCTGTATCCGGCGATGGAAGATTTCTGCCTCGATATCGTTGTCGGAAAAGGACCGACTGCGCGCTCTGTGCGGCTCGACTTGCCGCCGTTCACGTTGATCGGGGCGACGACGCGTGCGGGAGCATTATCGGCACCGTTGCGCGACCGTTTCGGTGTCTTATCAAGGCTCGAGTATTACGACACGGAAGCCTTGACGGATATCGTCGAACGCAGCGCCGCCTTGTTCGAAGCCGATATCGACCCGCATGCCGCCATTGAAATCGCACGCCGTTCACGCGGCACCCCGCGTATTGCGAACCGTTTGCTAAAGCGTGTGCGCGATTACGCGATGGTGCGCGGCAATGGCTCGATCACCACCGAAATGGCCGAGCAAGCGCTAGAGATGTTGCAAGTCGATCCGCTTGGACTTGACCATATTGACCACAAGCTATTGACCGGCATGATCAGCCGTTTTCGCGGCGGGCCTGTCGGCGTGGACACGATCGCCGCAAGCATCGGCGAGGAATCGACGACAATCGAAGATGTCTATGAACCGTATCTATTGCAGATCGGCTTTATTCAACGGACGCCGAGAGGCCGCACGGTGACACCTCTTGCATACGAACACTTTAAAATGGAGATGCCTGAATGA
- the queA gene encoding tRNA preQ1(34) S-adenosylmethionine ribosyltransferase-isomerase QueA has protein sequence MNVNDFDFDLPEELIAQTPLLDRTSSRLLVMDKETGAVEHKHFRDILGHLHTGDTLVLNDTRVLPARLMGTKEETGANIEVLLLKQTEEDVWETLVKPAKKVKIGTVVSFGDGLLRAECTGVLDHGGRHFKFIYDGIFYEILDQLGEMPLPPYIREKLEDQDRYQTVFAKERGSAAAPTAGLHFTDELLEEIRNKGVNIAFITLHVGLGTFRPVSVDSIEDHEMHAEFYRITKETADLINETKQQGGRVISVGTTSTRTLESVAKKFGGKLQEDNGWTDIFIYPGYRFEAVDGLITNFHLPKSTLVMLVSAMSNRDAILNAYHEAVQERYRFFSFGDAMFIEPQKKETES, from the coding sequence TTGAATGTAAATGATTTTGATTTTGACTTGCCGGAGGAATTGATTGCACAAACCCCACTTCTTGACCGGACTTCGAGCCGACTGCTCGTGATGGATAAAGAAACGGGCGCGGTCGAACACAAACATTTCCGCGACATCCTCGGCCATCTGCATACTGGCGACACACTCGTGTTGAACGATACCCGCGTGCTTCCGGCGCGCCTCATGGGCACGAAAGAAGAGACGGGTGCGAACATCGAAGTGCTGCTATTGAAGCAGACGGAAGAAGATGTATGGGAAACGCTCGTCAAGCCGGCCAAGAAAGTGAAAATCGGCACGGTCGTGTCGTTCGGCGACGGCTTGTTGCGCGCTGAATGTACAGGTGTCTTGGACCACGGGGGCCGCCATTTTAAATTCATCTATGATGGTATTTTTTACGAGATCCTTGACCAATTAGGTGAAATGCCGCTGCCGCCTTATATCCGTGAAAAGCTGGAAGACCAGGACCGTTACCAGACGGTGTTCGCGAAAGAGCGGGGCAGTGCCGCAGCGCCGACAGCCGGGCTTCATTTTACAGATGAATTATTGGAAGAAATCCGCAATAAAGGCGTCAATATCGCGTTCATTACTTTGCACGTTGGGCTTGGCACGTTCCGCCCGGTGTCGGTGGACTCGATCGAAGACCATGAAATGCACGCGGAATTTTACCGCATTACAAAAGAAACCGCGGATCTGATCAATGAAACAAAACAGCAAGGCGGCCGCGTCATCTCTGTCGGCACAACATCGACGCGCACGCTTGAGTCGGTCGCGAAGAAATTCGGCGGCAAATTGCAGGAAGACAACGGCTGGACGGATATCTTCATTTATCCTGGATACCGTTTTGAAGCCGTAGACGGCCTCATCACCAACTTCCATTTGCCGAAATCGACGCTCGTCATGCTCGTCAGCGCCATGTCGAACCGGGATGCCATTTTGAATGCGTACCATGAAGCTGTTCAAGAGCGCTACCGCTTTTTCAGCTTTGGCGACGCAATGTTTATTGAACCGCAGAAAAAGGAGACCGAATCATGA
- the yajC gene encoding preprotein translocase subunit YajC codes for METLIALSPLLLMFLLMWLFIIRPAQKRQKTTANMQSELKRGDRIVTIGGLHGQVDAVDDSTIYITVADGTRMQFERQAIARIVE; via the coding sequence ATGGAAACATTAATTGCGTTATCGCCTTTACTATTGATGTTCTTGCTGATGTGGCTCTTCATCATCCGCCCGGCGCAAAAACGCCAAAAAACGACAGCCAATATGCAGTCGGAATTAAAGCGTGGGGACCGCATCGTGACGATCGGCGGCTTACATGGCCAAGTCGATGCAGTAGACGACTCTACAATCTATATTACGGTAGCAGACGGCACGCGTATGCAGTTTGAGCGCCAGGCAATCGCCCGCATCGTTGAATAA
- the rplU gene encoding 50S ribosomal protein L21, whose product MYAIIETGGKQIKVEAGQEIYVEKVNAEAGDTVTFDRVLFVGGDDTKVGVPFVEGATVTAKVEKQGRGKKITVFKYKAKKNYHKKQGHRQPFTKLTVDAINL is encoded by the coding sequence ATGTACGCAATTATTGAAACTGGTGGAAAACAAATCAAAGTGGAAGCTGGCCAAGAGATCTACGTTGAGAAAGTGAACGCAGAAGCTGGCGACACAGTAACATTTGACAGAGTTCTATTTGTAGGTGGAGACGATACTAAAGTGGGTGTTCCTTTCGTAGAAGGAGCAACTGTTACAGCGAAAGTTGAAAAACAGGGCCGCGGCAAGAAAATCACTGTCTTCAAATACAAAGCGAAAAAGAACTATCACAAAAAACAAGGTCATCGTCAGCCATTCACGAAATTGACTGTTGATGCAATCAACCTGTAA
- a CDS encoding ribosomal-processing cysteine protease Prp, with product MIQVTIHQTGSYIKGFEMSGHADFAEHGKDLVCAGASAVSFGAVNAIMELTGIEPDIEQADSGFLKIAFPENMDKKTDEQVQLLVRAMIISLETIEHDYADFIKITFTA from the coding sequence ATGATCCAGGTGACTATTCATCAAACCGGCAGCTATATTAAAGGCTTTGAAATGTCGGGGCATGCGGATTTTGCCGAACATGGCAAGGATCTGGTATGCGCCGGGGCTTCCGCTGTTTCCTTCGGGGCAGTGAACGCCATTATGGAGCTGACGGGAATTGAGCCGGACATTGAACAGGCGGATAGCGGTTTTTTGAAAATCGCCTTTCCGGAGAACATGGACAAAAAGACGGATGAGCAGGTTCAACTGCTTGTACGCGCTATGATCATTTCTCTGGAAACGATTGAACATGATTATGCAGACTTTATAAAAATAACCTTCACAGCTTAG
- the tgt gene encoding tRNA guanosine(34) transglycosylase Tgt: MTHAVTYEHIKTCKQTGARLGIVHTPHGSFETPAFMPVGTQATVKTMSPEELKAMNAGIILSNTYHLWLRPGNDVIKEAGGLHKFMNWDRPILTDSGGFQVFSLSEFRNIKEEGVHFRNHMNGDKLFLSPEKAMQIQNDLGSDIMMAFDECPPYPATHEYMKSSVERTSRWAERCLAAHERPQDQGLFGIIQGGEYEDLRRQSAEDLVALEFPGYAIGGLSVGEPKDVMNRALEFTTPFMPFDKPRYLMGVGSPDSLIDGAIRGIDMFDCVLPTRIARNGTLMTSEGRLNLKNAKFKRDFTPIDEKCTCYTCTNYTRAYVHHLLRADETFGIRLTSYHNLHFLLNLMEQVRQAIREDRLGDFREEFFEAYGFNKPNAKNF; encoded by the coding sequence ATGACCCATGCAGTAACGTACGAACACATCAAAACATGTAAACAAACAGGTGCCCGCCTCGGCATCGTCCATACACCGCACGGCTCTTTCGAAACGCCTGCCTTCATGCCAGTTGGCACACAAGCGACCGTCAAGACGATGAGCCCGGAAGAATTGAAGGCGATGAACGCCGGCATCATCTTAAGCAATACGTATCACCTGTGGCTGCGTCCAGGGAATGACGTCATCAAGGAAGCAGGCGGCCTGCACAAATTCATGAACTGGGACCGCCCGATTTTGACCGATTCCGGCGGATTCCAAGTGTTCTCACTTAGTGAGTTCCGCAATATTAAAGAAGAAGGCGTTCATTTCCGCAACCATATGAACGGCGATAAATTGTTCTTGAGCCCTGAAAAAGCGATGCAAATCCAGAATGACCTCGGCTCCGACATTATGATGGCATTTGACGAATGTCCGCCATACCCGGCGACGCATGAATACATGAAATCCAGTGTCGAGCGTACATCGCGCTGGGCAGAACGCTGCCTTGCAGCACACGAACGCCCGCAGGACCAAGGGCTCTTTGGCATTATCCAAGGCGGCGAGTACGAAGATTTACGCCGCCAAAGCGCGGAAGACCTTGTCGCGCTCGAATTCCCGGGGTATGCGATCGGCGGTTTATCGGTCGGTGAACCGAAAGATGTCATGAACCGTGCGCTCGAATTCACGACGCCGTTCATGCCATTTGACAAGCCGCGTTATTTGATGGGTGTCGGCTCGCCCGATTCCTTGATCGACGGCGCGATCCGCGGCATCGATATGTTCGACTGCGTTTTGCCGACACGCATCGCCCGTAACGGTACGCTGATGACAAGTGAAGGGCGCCTGAATTTGAAAAACGCTAAATTCAAGCGCGATTTCACGCCGATTGACGAGAAATGCACATGCTATACATGTACCAATTACACGCGCGCATATGTGCATCACTTATTGCGTGCAGATGAAACCTTCGGAATTCGCCTTACGAGTTATCATAACCTGCATTTTCTGTTAAACTTAATGGAACAGGTGCGTCAAGCGATCCGCGAAGACCGCCTGGGAGATTTCCGCGAAGAATTTTTTGAAGCGTACGGATTCAATAAGCCGAATGCAAAAAATTTCTGA
- the ruvA gene encoding Holliday junction branch migration protein RuvA gives MYDYIKGQVTRVTPEYLVVEQQGVGWQIFAPNPYSFGSDELQIFVHHHVREDAQFLFGFPTLEQRELFRKLISVSGIGPKGALAILASGQPQFVIEAIEQEDEKYLVKFPGVGKKTARQMILDLKGKLTDFFGESYAEAGQPDLFGGDESELEEAMLALGALGYSEREITKVKPQLKGLELDTEGYMKKALQLLLKQT, from the coding sequence ATGTACGATTACATAAAAGGCCAAGTCACGCGTGTGACGCCTGAATATTTAGTAGTGGAACAGCAGGGAGTCGGCTGGCAGATCTTTGCCCCTAACCCGTATTCATTCGGATCCGATGAACTGCAGATTTTTGTGCATCATCACGTGCGGGAAGACGCACAATTTCTCTTCGGCTTTCCGACGCTCGAGCAGCGGGAATTGTTCCGAAAGCTCATCAGCGTCTCGGGCATCGGTCCTAAAGGCGCTTTGGCAATTTTGGCATCCGGCCAGCCGCAATTCGTCATCGAGGCGATCGAGCAGGAAGATGAGAAGTATTTGGTAAAATTCCCTGGGGTCGGCAAGAAAACTGCCCGCCAGATGATTTTGGACTTGAAAGGCAAGCTGACGGACTTCTTCGGGGAATCCTATGCAGAAGCCGGCCAGCCGGACTTGTTCGGCGGCGACGAATCAGAATTGGAAGAAGCGATGCTCGCACTTGGGGCGCTCGGTTATTCGGAACGCGAGATCACGAAAGTGAAGCCTCAATTGAAAGGCCTGGAACTCGACACCGAAGGCTATATGAAAAAAGCGCTTCAATTATTATTGAAACAAACTTAA
- a CDS encoding transcription repressor NadR, translated as MKKLYGEERRNVLLDELKQAGRPMTGSELAKLAQVSRQVVVGDMTLLKAKGEPIIATSQGYLYLDPSGNKQVSRRIACNHKPEETEAELRLLVDCGVTVKDVSIEHPVYGELTAGIHVSTPLDVDLFMQRIRDTGASYLLELTEGTHIHTITADLPETLANAVEAMKQHGYLLEEAE; from the coding sequence ATGAAAAAGTTATACGGTGAAGAACGCCGCAATGTTTTGTTGGATGAACTGAAGCAGGCGGGTCGGCCGATGACCGGCAGCGAACTGGCAAAACTTGCGCAAGTGTCGCGTCAAGTGGTGGTCGGCGACATGACCTTATTGAAAGCGAAAGGCGAGCCGATCATCGCGACGAGCCAAGGCTACCTGTACTTGGACCCAAGCGGCAATAAACAAGTGAGCCGGCGCATCGCCTGCAATCACAAGCCAGAAGAAACAGAAGCCGAGCTGCGGTTATTGGTCGACTGCGGCGTCACGGTCAAAGATGTTTCGATCGAACATCCTGTCTACGGCGAACTGACAGCGGGGATACACGTCTCGACGCCGCTTGATGTCGATTTGTTCATGCAGCGTATACGCGATACCGGTGCCAGTTACCTGCTCGAGCTGACCGAAGGCACGCATATTCACACCATCACGGCAGATCTTCCTGAAACACTTGCAAACGCCGTCGAAGCGATGAAACAGCACGGCTATTTGCTCGAAGAAGCCGAATAA
- a CDS encoding Spo0B domain-containing protein, with the protein MDDRLTVAQSLRHARHDFLNELQMIKLNLDLGRTDRAQALIRTYAEAAMHQSRLSALSMPETEEWLLTAGWRFPELRLAMSCEAQRAPHELDAAFCSWLETFAENVKEAFSDAWPYPVELRIMEADGRFSLELSGPGDWSSLILDSPQLAIGKACGSDRSKVEIHAQMEG; encoded by the coding sequence ATGGACGACAGGCTAACGGTGGCACAATCGCTTCGGCATGCGCGCCATGACTTTTTGAATGAGCTGCAGATGATCAAATTGAATCTGGATTTGGGGCGCACAGATAGAGCCCAGGCGCTCATTCGTACGTATGCCGAAGCGGCTATGCACCAAAGCCGGCTGTCGGCTCTCTCTATGCCTGAAACGGAAGAGTGGCTATTGACGGCTGGCTGGCGTTTTCCGGAGTTGCGCTTAGCGATGTCCTGCGAAGCACAAAGAGCGCCGCATGAGTTGGATGCGGCATTCTGCAGCTGGCTCGAGACATTTGCGGAAAATGTAAAAGAAGCATTTTCTGACGCTTGGCCATATCCGGTAGAACTGCGCATAATGGAGGCGGACGGCCGGTTTTCGCTGGAGCTTTCAGGCCCTGGCGACTGGTCGTCACTGATTTTGGATTCACCGCAATTAGCAATTGGTAAAGCGTGCGGATCGGATCGCTCGAAAGTTGAGATCCACGCACAGATGGAGGGATAA
- the minD gene encoding septum site-determining protein MinD yields MGEAIVITSGKGGVGKTTSTANLGTALALQGKKVCLIDTDIGLRNLDVILGLENRIIYDLIDVLEGRCKIHQALVKDKRFEDKLFLLPAAQTADKNDVNPEQMKELIEGMKADYDFIIIDCPAGIEQGYKNAVAGADRAIVITTPEISAVRDADRIIGLLELEENLEAPKLIINRIRPHLMEAGDALDVNEITTHLSIDLLGIVPDDERVISSSNKGEPVVMDPSNPAALGYRNIARRLLGESVPLMTMDKPKPGMFGKLKSIFSSK; encoded by the coding sequence GTGGGAGAAGCTATCGTAATTACATCAGGCAAAGGAGGCGTCGGCAAAACGACGTCTACTGCGAACCTCGGCACTGCATTGGCTCTTCAAGGCAAAAAAGTGTGCTTGATCGATACTGATATCGGGCTTCGCAACCTGGATGTTATTTTAGGCCTCGAGAACCGCATCATCTACGATTTGATCGATGTGCTCGAAGGCCGTTGCAAAATCCATCAGGCGCTTGTCAAAGACAAGCGCTTCGAAGATAAATTATTCCTGCTTCCGGCAGCACAGACGGCCGATAAAAACGACGTCAACCCGGAGCAGATGAAAGAATTGATCGAAGGGATGAAAGCGGACTACGATTTCATCATCATCGACTGCCCAGCCGGCATTGAACAAGGCTATAAAAACGCCGTTGCCGGTGCAGATCGCGCGATTGTCATCACGACTCCGGAAATCTCCGCAGTGCGCGATGCTGACCGCATCATCGGCTTGCTGGAATTGGAAGAAAACCTGGAAGCGCCAAAACTCATCATCAACCGCATCCGCCCGCATTTGATGGAAGCGGGCGACGCGCTCGATGTCAATGAGATCACGACGCATTTGTCGATCGACTTGCTCGGCATCGTGCCAGATGACGAACGTGTCATTTCGAGTTCGAACAAAGGCGAACCAGTCGTCATGGATCCATCGAATCCTGCAGCACTCGGCTACCGTAACATTGCACGCCGCCTGCTAGGTGAATCGGTTCCGCTCATGACCATGGACAAGCCAAAGCCCGGCATGTTCGGCAAACTGAAATCCATTTTCTCAAGCAAATAA